From the genome of Thermogutta terrifontis, one region includes:
- a CDS encoding alpha/beta hydrolase has product MEDRNSFAEGMFAEGSTLAGSERKEITRRRHSLPRAIVAPLHYEPNYEYPLLVWLHGTTGDHENELLHVMPQIDLRNYVAIAPRGVEVGADDKAWGWPQTPEGIAEAEARVFELIETAAKRFCIARRKIFLVGHSTGGTMALRLAWRWPEVFAGVVSLGGPVPCGERPLARYREARRLPILLVVAGESPTYSPASAACDLKRLHMAGMNAVLRQYPGSSELSPLVLADVNRWLMELVLTL; this is encoded by the coding sequence ATGGAAGATCGCAACTCTTTCGCGGAGGGAATGTTTGCCGAAGGATCAACTCTGGCAGGCAGCGAACGCAAAGAGATCACCCGTCGACGTCACAGTTTACCTCGTGCGATTGTTGCGCCTCTTCATTACGAGCCCAACTATGAATATCCGCTCCTGGTGTGGCTTCACGGCACGACGGGAGATCACGAGAACGAACTCCTCCATGTCATGCCCCAAATCGATTTGCGGAATTATGTGGCCATTGCTCCACGAGGAGTTGAAGTGGGGGCAGATGATAAGGCGTGGGGCTGGCCGCAAACACCTGAAGGCATCGCTGAGGCGGAAGCAAGGGTGTTTGAGCTTATCGAGACGGCGGCCAAACGTTTTTGTATCGCCCGACGCAAGATTTTTCTGGTGGGACACAGCACGGGCGGGACGATGGCGCTGAGGCTCGCATGGCGTTGGCCGGAGGTTTTTGCGGGTGTGGTTTCCCTGGGTGGACCTGTACCGTGTGGGGAGAGACCACTAGCACGCTATCGCGAAGCGCGCCGCCTGCCGATTTTACTCGTTGTGGCGGGGGAAAGTCCGACGTATTCACCGGCATCTGCAGCGTGTGATCTTAAGCGGCTCCACATGGCGGGAATGAATGCGGTGTTGCGTCAGTATCCGGGATCGAGCGAACTGAGCCCGCTTGTTTTGGCGGATGTGAATCGTTGGCTCATGGAACTAGTCCTCACTTTGTAG
- a CDS encoding multiheme c-type cytochrome, whose product MPDRLVQKFGGFFIPFGVLFLLLCGNALYLAGISWTERVTGWSLQNYAYQYAFLLHLVGGFLFVGLFIAFAVSHVLPRWRWRRKRVGIWGLVLLLVLTVLCLTGVLLSRIGPFVVKAPLLRSTLYWAHLVAPLLAVGIYVGHRWAGGAFSWRRLVQGGVAALLIGMLFFGFHWFDPRFLRTRRPQEGTRYFEPSLARTASGGFIPAGVLMDEHYCKDCHPDVHKQWAESAHRFSSFNNPVYLASVRETRQFSLSREGTVRRARWCAGCHDPVPFFSGAFDDPNFDDVHDPLGQAGLTCTSCHGIVEINSVRGNADYVIEEPLHYPFAFSTNPVLRWINHQLILAKPEFHKRTFLKPFHRTAEFCSVCHKVHIPEALNDYKFLRGQNHYDSFLLSGVSGHSVRSFYYPPVAKENCAECHMPPVASQDFGAKTYAGVAGLAVKSHLFPGANTALPYLRGRDDVVAEHQAFLKDVLRIDLFGLRWGATVDGPQAAPLRPRVPLLVPGQPYVLEVVVRNLKTGHAFTQGTTDSNEVWINLRVEVNGQLMAESGALDAKGEVDRDSYFLNVFMLDRNGNRIARRNPQDIFVPLYDHQIPPGAAAVVHYLLDVPREWAGKEIRVEARVLYRKFDWELMHFVVSQRKPDEPPIRGETPQGYINTLPITEICRDVVTLPVAEQVPATEDAKNSIAWQDSREPAPAVAVWERWNDYGIGLLLKGKSQLRQAREAFEEVEKLGVVHGPINLARAYQVEGELDAATAALQRTARWPADEVPWWTVNWLSAVINRQQGHIKEAADTLRQLVLQEPRGELIRRRFDFRWDYEVINLLGETLFDLARRNRSPAQREQRDELLREAVGVFKRTLALDPENVTAHYNLALLYQMLGQNELASAHREAHQRYKPDDNARDFAVAAARARYPWANRAAEAVAVYRLKSPLERKTSTAVAAAMNDSSPMERAGEKQPIPGGNLP is encoded by the coding sequence ATGCCTGACCGTCTGGTCCAAAAATTCGGTGGGTTTTTCATTCCGTTTGGAGTGTTGTTTCTCCTGCTTTGCGGGAATGCCCTGTATTTAGCGGGGATTTCCTGGACGGAGCGCGTGACGGGCTGGAGCCTTCAAAACTATGCTTATCAGTATGCTTTTCTACTCCACCTTGTGGGGGGATTTCTCTTTGTCGGGTTGTTTATCGCATTTGCGGTTAGCCACGTGCTCCCAAGGTGGCGGTGGCGCCGTAAGCGGGTGGGAATCTGGGGACTGGTCCTGCTTCTGGTGCTCACGGTCTTATGTTTGACCGGCGTTCTTCTCAGCCGAATCGGTCCGTTTGTCGTGAAAGCACCACTCCTGCGGAGTACCCTCTACTGGGCACATCTCGTCGCACCGCTGCTGGCCGTCGGGATTTACGTGGGCCACCGTTGGGCAGGCGGGGCTTTTTCCTGGCGAAGGCTCGTCCAAGGTGGGGTTGCCGCTCTGCTCATAGGGATGTTGTTCTTCGGATTTCACTGGTTTGATCCCCGCTTTTTGAGGACAAGGCGTCCTCAGGAAGGGACACGGTATTTTGAGCCGTCCCTAGCTCGGACGGCATCGGGAGGGTTCATCCCTGCCGGGGTACTGATGGACGAGCACTACTGCAAGGATTGCCATCCTGATGTCCACAAACAGTGGGCGGAGAGTGCGCACCGCTTCAGTTCCTTCAACAACCCCGTCTATCTGGCGTCGGTTCGGGAGACCCGGCAGTTTTCCTTGTCGCGGGAAGGAACAGTTCGGCGTGCCCGGTGGTGTGCCGGTTGTCACGATCCGGTGCCGTTTTTCTCTGGGGCATTTGACGATCCGAACTTCGACGACGTGCACGATCCGCTGGGGCAGGCCGGTCTGACCTGCACGAGCTGCCACGGCATCGTGGAAATCAACTCGGTGCGGGGAAACGCTGATTACGTGATCGAAGAGCCTCTCCATTACCCATTCGCGTTCAGTACCAATCCCGTTCTTCGGTGGATCAATCATCAGCTTATCCTGGCCAAGCCGGAATTTCACAAGCGGACGTTCCTCAAGCCGTTTCACCGCACAGCCGAGTTTTGCTCCGTGTGCCACAAGGTTCACATTCCAGAGGCCCTGAATGATTACAAGTTCTTGCGGGGCCAGAATCATTACGACTCATTTTTGCTCAGTGGGGTATCGGGTCATAGCGTGAGAAGTTTCTATTATCCCCCGGTGGCCAAAGAAAACTGTGCGGAATGTCATATGCCACCGGTGGCGTCGCAGGATTTCGGAGCGAAAACCTACGCGGGAGTAGCGGGATTGGCGGTTAAAAGTCATCTGTTTCCGGGGGCCAACACCGCGCTACCTTATTTGCGGGGACGGGACGATGTGGTGGCTGAACACCAGGCCTTTTTGAAAGACGTTCTGCGGATTGATCTGTTTGGCCTGCGTTGGGGAGCGACCGTGGACGGGCCGCAGGCCGCCCCCTTGCGACCTCGGGTGCCACTTCTTGTGCCGGGGCAACCGTATGTGCTGGAGGTTGTCGTGCGGAATCTGAAGACCGGCCACGCCTTCACCCAGGGGACAACGGATTCCAATGAAGTTTGGATCAATCTCCGGGTGGAAGTGAATGGCCAACTGATGGCGGAAAGCGGTGCACTGGACGCCAAAGGTGAGGTCGATCGGGACAGCTATTTCCTCAACGTGTTCATGCTCGATAGAAACGGAAATCGGATCGCACGGCGAAATCCCCAGGACATCTTCGTTCCGTTGTACGACCATCAGATTCCTCCCGGTGCCGCGGCCGTGGTGCACTATTTGTTGGATGTCCCCCGTGAGTGGGCGGGAAAGGAAATCCGTGTGGAGGCGAGGGTCCTTTACCGAAAATTCGACTGGGAGCTGATGCACTTCGTGGTGAGCCAGCGAAAACCGGATGAGCCGCCGATACGTGGCGAGACACCGCAGGGCTACATCAATACGTTACCCATCACAGAAATTTGCCGGGACGTGGTGACGTTGCCCGTTGCGGAGCAAGTCCCCGCGACGGAAGATGCCAAAAACAGCATCGCCTGGCAGGATTCCCGGGAACCGGCTCCGGCGGTGGCGGTTTGGGAACGCTGGAACGATTATGGAATCGGCCTGCTGTTAAAAGGCAAGTCTCAGTTGCGGCAGGCGCGGGAAGCCTTCGAAGAGGTGGAAAAGTTGGGGGTGGTTCATGGGCCGATCAACCTGGCCCGGGCCTATCAGGTAGAAGGGGAACTGGATGCGGCCACCGCGGCTTTACAACGGACAGCACGCTGGCCAGCGGACGAGGTACCGTGGTGGACCGTCAACTGGTTGAGCGCAGTCATTAACCGACAGCAAGGCCACATTAAAGAGGCGGCGGATACGTTGCGGCAGCTTGTCCTGCAGGAACCGCGGGGCGAACTTATCCGTCGCCGATTCGATTTTCGCTGGGATTACGAGGTGATTAACCTTCTCGGCGAAACGCTCTTCGACCTGGCGCGGCGCAATCGAAGTCCGGCGCAGCGTGAGCAAAGGGACGAGTTGCTGCGGGAGGCGGTGGGTGTATTCAAAAGGACCCTCGCGCTGGATCCTGAGAATGTCACCGCGCATTACAATCTGGCGCTCCTCTACCAGATGTTGGGCCAAAATGAGCTGGCCAGCGCTCATCGAGAGGCTCATCAACGTTACAAACCCGACGACAATGCACGCGATTTCGCGGTGGCCGCGGCCCGGGCCAGGTACCCCTGGGCAAATCGGGCGGCAGAGGCCGTGGCGGTTTATCGACTGAAATCGCCGCTGGAGCGAAAAACCAGCACCGCCGTGGCAGCCGCGATGAACGATTCTTCCCCCATGGAACGTGCCGGCGAAAAACAGCCGATTCCAGGAGGGAATCTGCCGTGA
- a CDS encoding CRTAC1 family protein, giving the protein MFVKYLWLMVNDQVNRKLWRSVPWVSSAMAAGGLVLAVVLSLWNPFSKPPETKPLVSIPQFRPAPPREPPVVIFHDVTQKTGVDYVHVSGAYGEKLLPETMGGGCAAFDYDNDGLCDILFVSGMPWPWKPVPSAYRGSLRLYKNLGNWRFREATEEAGLGGVHIYGMGVAVGDVDNDGWPDLFISAVGSNRFYRNKKGHFVDATEEAGLAGTDDAWSTAATFFDYDRDGYLDLFVGNYVKWSRELDLQQGFQLVGLGRAYGPPLSFGATFPYLYHNRGDGTFEDVSAKAGMHVRNPATGGPLAKTLGVRVVDVNDDGYPDLVVANDTVQNLLFLNQRDGTFAEMGLEKGIAFDSDGRARGAMGIDAAFYRNDPCLGVVIGNFANEMSALYVLDPQVALFTDEAVASGIGPLTRPDLTFATFFWDYDLDGRLDILSVNGHVEPEISRVQSTQHFAQPMRLFWNAGPEAAEEFIPVTASQVGKDFLEPLVGRGAAYADFDNDGDLDLVVTQIDRPARIFENSLASKRFLRLQLVGTKSNREGIGAWVEVHTEKAVLRRDVTRTRGYLSQVEPVVTVGLNGLGKVEKILILWPSGVVQTLSHWRENEPLTVEEPSDSQ; this is encoded by the coding sequence ATGTTTGTTAAATATCTGTGGCTTATGGTCAATGATCAGGTAAATCGGAAACTATGGCGAAGTGTACCCTGGGTGAGCAGTGCGATGGCCGCTGGCGGCCTGGTGCTGGCCGTCGTGCTTTCTCTCTGGAACCCCTTCAGCAAGCCCCCGGAGACGAAACCGCTGGTGAGTATTCCTCAATTTCGTCCCGCGCCGCCCCGAGAACCACCGGTTGTCATCTTTCATGATGTGACGCAAAAGACCGGTGTGGATTACGTTCACGTAAGCGGGGCATACGGGGAAAAACTTCTACCGGAAACGATGGGTGGTGGATGTGCGGCCTTTGATTACGATAACGACGGACTTTGCGACATTTTATTCGTGAGTGGGATGCCTTGGCCCTGGAAACCGGTGCCATCGGCCTATCGGGGCAGCCTCCGCTTATATAAGAATCTGGGAAATTGGCGTTTTCGCGAGGCGACCGAGGAAGCAGGGTTAGGCGGTGTGCACATCTACGGAATGGGAGTGGCGGTTGGTGATGTGGACAATGATGGTTGGCCCGACCTTTTCATCAGTGCGGTGGGTTCAAACAGGTTCTACCGGAACAAAAAGGGACACTTCGTCGATGCGACCGAGGAAGCCGGTCTGGCGGGTACGGACGATGCCTGGAGCACAGCCGCCACTTTTTTCGACTACGATCGCGACGGCTATCTGGACCTGTTTGTGGGTAACTACGTCAAGTGGTCGCGGGAACTGGATCTCCAGCAGGGATTCCAACTGGTAGGACTAGGCCGGGCCTATGGTCCACCGCTCTCTTTCGGCGCGACTTTTCCCTATCTCTACCATAACCGGGGAGACGGAACCTTCGAGGATGTTTCCGCAAAGGCCGGGATGCACGTCAGGAATCCCGCAACGGGCGGCCCATTGGCGAAGACGCTCGGAGTGCGGGTCGTGGATGTTAATGACGACGGCTATCCTGACCTCGTGGTGGCCAACGATACGGTGCAGAACCTCCTTTTTCTGAATCAACGGGATGGGACTTTCGCCGAGATGGGGCTGGAAAAAGGGATTGCCTTCGATAGCGATGGTCGTGCGAGAGGGGCGATGGGGATCGACGCTGCCTTTTACCGCAATGATCCCTGTTTGGGAGTGGTCATCGGCAACTTTGCCAATGAGATGTCGGCCCTCTATGTGCTGGATCCTCAGGTGGCACTTTTCACTGACGAGGCCGTTGCGAGTGGAATCGGTCCGTTGACCCGACCCGATCTGACTTTTGCTACGTTCTTCTGGGATTACGACCTGGACGGGCGTCTCGACATCCTTTCGGTGAATGGGCACGTGGAGCCTGAGATTTCCCGCGTACAAAGCACGCAACATTTTGCCCAGCCGATGCGGCTCTTCTGGAATGCAGGGCCAGAGGCGGCAGAAGAGTTTATTCCGGTCACGGCCAGTCAGGTGGGCAAAGATTTTTTGGAACCCCTGGTGGGACGCGGCGCGGCGTACGCCGATTTCGATAACGACGGAGATCTCGACCTGGTGGTTACCCAAATTGACCGTCCCGCCAGGATTTTTGAAAACTCCCTGGCTTCCAAGCGTTTTTTGCGACTTCAGCTTGTTGGCACAAAGAGTAATCGTGAGGGCATCGGGGCGTGGGTGGAAGTGCATACGGAGAAAGCCGTTCTCCGCCGAGATGTCACTCGAACACGGGGGTATCTCTCGCAGGTGGAGCCGGTAGTTACGGTCGGCTTGAATGGATTGGGGAAGGTGGAGAAGATTTTGATCCTTTGGCCAAGCGGCGTCGTACAGACACTGTCCCACTGGCGCGAAAATGAACCTCTGACCGTTGAGGAACCTTCAGATTCCCAGTGA
- the guaB gene encoding IMP dehydrogenase has product MQNHPKVIGHAITFDDVLLLPAYSDVVPAEVDVSTRLTARIRLRIPILSSPMDTVTESAMAIALAQEGGLGVIHKNMSIARQTAEVEKVKRTANGIIDNPATLPPTASARQARELMDQLNVSGIPIVLPDRKLVGIVTRRDLRFLGNLDVSVAEVMTKENLVTATGTITLSEAEKILMEKKVEKLLLVDEEFRLTGLITIKDIDNQRRFPNACKDELGRLRVGAAIGVHDYERAEKLIEKGVDVICVDSAHGHSANVIETVRELKRQWRNRDVDIIAGNVATYEGAKALIEAGADAVKVGIGPGSICTTRVVTGVGVPQISAIMAAVEAAKETGTPIIADGGIRYSGDITKAIAAGAHAVMLGGLLAGLDESPGQRILYRGRVYKAYRGMGSLGAMIQGSSERYRQGEQHQPEKLVPEGVEGRVPYRGPLGPFVYQLVGGLKAGMGYCGARNIEELREKARFIQVTVAGVRESHPHDITITQESPNYSVDYESEES; this is encoded by the coding sequence ATGCAGAACCATCCCAAAGTAATCGGTCACGCCATCACTTTTGACGACGTCCTGTTGTTGCCAGCGTACAGTGATGTTGTGCCTGCTGAAGTGGATGTGAGCACCCGGCTGACAGCCCGCATCCGGTTGAGAATTCCGATTCTCAGCTCGCCGATGGACACCGTAACGGAAAGCGCGATGGCAATTGCCCTCGCCCAGGAAGGCGGTTTGGGCGTCATTCACAAGAATATGTCCATTGCCCGGCAAACAGCGGAAGTGGAAAAAGTTAAGCGGACGGCGAACGGAATTATCGATAATCCCGCCACGCTTCCCCCAACGGCTTCTGCCCGGCAAGCCCGGGAATTGATGGACCAGCTCAACGTTTCGGGAATTCCGATTGTTTTGCCTGACCGAAAACTCGTGGGCATCGTGACGCGACGAGACCTGCGGTTTCTGGGGAATCTCGATGTCTCCGTGGCTGAGGTGATGACGAAAGAGAATCTTGTAACGGCCACGGGGACTATAACGCTCAGCGAGGCTGAGAAGATTCTCATGGAAAAAAAGGTCGAGAAACTTTTGCTGGTTGACGAAGAATTTAGACTGACGGGGCTTATAACGATCAAGGATATCGATAACCAGCGGCGGTTCCCCAATGCCTGCAAGGACGAGTTGGGACGCCTTCGGGTGGGGGCAGCCATCGGCGTCCACGATTACGAGCGGGCGGAAAAGTTGATCGAAAAAGGAGTAGATGTCATCTGCGTGGACAGCGCGCACGGACATTCCGCCAACGTCATCGAAACGGTGCGAGAATTGAAACGCCAGTGGCGGAACCGCGACGTGGATATCATCGCGGGAAACGTGGCAACCTACGAAGGGGCGAAAGCTCTGATCGAGGCGGGGGCCGACGCAGTTAAAGTGGGGATTGGACCGGGATCAATTTGCACCACCCGCGTGGTCACCGGCGTGGGGGTGCCCCAGATTTCGGCGATCATGGCGGCCGTGGAAGCGGCCAAGGAAACCGGAACCCCCATCATCGCCGACGGAGGAATTCGGTATTCGGGCGACATTACAAAGGCCATCGCGGCGGGTGCGCACGCGGTGATGCTCGGTGGTTTGCTGGCCGGATTGGATGAAAGCCCCGGGCAACGCATCCTGTATCGCGGACGCGTGTACAAGGCATACCGGGGAATGGGGTCCCTCGGGGCGATGATTCAAGGTTCCAGCGAGCGCTACCGCCAAGGAGAGCAGCATCAGCCGGAAAAGCTGGTACCAGAAGGGGTGGAGGGGAGAGTGCCATATCGTGGGCCACTAGGGCCCTTTGTCTATCAGCTTGTGGGTGGACTGAAGGCCGGAATGGGGTACTGCGGGGCCCGA